One Rosa chinensis cultivar Old Blush chromosome 5, RchiOBHm-V2, whole genome shotgun sequence genomic region harbors:
- the LOC112167454 gene encoding AB hydrolase superfamily protein YfhM — MDQIQHKYITVQGLKLHVADIGTGPNVVVFLHGFPEIWYTWRHQMIALANAGFRAIAPDYRGYGLSDPPPQPEKATFLDLDNDLLAILDALAIPKVFLIGKDFGAWPAYIFACLHPERTLGVVTMGVPYMPKSSSPQFIKHLPEGFYISRWQEPGGRAEADFGRLDAKTVIRNVYILFSRSEIPIAAENQEIMDLVDSSTPLPPWFTEEDLEAYGKLYEKSGFQTALQLPYRAIKDGLGIPDSTIEVPALFIMGKKDYVYEFPGMKDYINSEKLKEFVPDLEIVFLPEGTHFVHEQSPEQVNELILTFLQKHI; from the exons ATGGATCAAATCCAGCACAAGTACATAACCGTACAAGGCCTGAAGCTACACGTGGCCGACATCGGAACAG GTCCCAATGTGGTCGTGTTCCTCCATGGATTCCCAGAAATATGGTACACGTGGCGCCACCAGATGATCGCTCTGGCCAACGCCGGGTTCCGGGCCATAGCCCCGGACTATCGCGGATACGGACTCTCCGACCCGCCTCCCCAACCCGAGAAGGCCACCTTCCTTGACCTTGACAATGACCTCCTTGCTATTCTTGATGCCCTTGCCATTCCTAAG GTTTTCCTCATCGGAAAAGATTTTGGAGCTTGGCCGGCGTACATATTTGCCTGTCTGCACCCAGAAAGGACCTTGGGAGTTGTAACAATGGGAGTGCCATACATGCCAAAGTCAAGTAGTCCCCAGTTCATTAAGCACCTTCCTGAAGGTTTCTATATTTCAAGATGGCAG GAACCAGGTGGCAGGGCAGAAGCTGATTTTGGACGCCTTGATGCGAAAACAGTTATCCGCAATGTGTACATTCTTTTCTCGAGGAGTGAAATACCAATAGCTGCAGAAAACCAGGAGATCATGGACTTGGTGGACTCGTCTACGCCTCTTCCCCCTTGGTTCACTGAGGAAGATCTTGAAGCATATGGAAAGTTGTACGAGAAATCTGGTTTCCAAACAGCATTGCAACTTCCATATAG GGCAATAAAAGATGGCTTGGGCATACCTGATTCCACTATTGAAGTTCCAGCTCTTTTTATAATGGGAAAAAAGGATTATGTATACGAATTTCCAGGGATGAAAGATTACATAAACAGTGAAAAGCTGAAAGAGTTTGTCCCGGATTTGGAGATTGTATTTCTGCCAGAAGGAACACATTTTGTTCACGAACAATCACCTGAACAAGTTAATGAGCTCATCCTCACCTTCCTCCAAAAGCACATTTGA
- the LOC112167455 gene encoding bifunctional epoxide hydrolase 2 — protein MDQIQHNFITVQGLKLHVADIGTGPNVVLFLHGFPEIWYTWRHQMIAAANAGFRAIAPDYRGHGLSDQPPEPDKASYRDLVNDILAILEALAITKVFVVAKDFGAWPAYILALLYPDRILGVVTLGVPYIPASSRPSFTKSLPEGFYISRFHEPGRAEADFGRFDATTVFRNIYILFSRSEIPIAAENQEIMDLVDPSTPLPPWFSEEDLKVYGAAYERTGFQTALQITYRSKSDDMGITELIVKVPVLVIMGRKDYFNKFPGIEDSITSGKVNEFTSDLELVYMPEGTHFAQEQAPDQFNQLMLTFLKKHI, from the exons ATGGATCAAATCCAGCACAACTTCATAACAGTGCAAGGCCTCAAGCTCCACGTAGCCGACATCGGAACAG GTCCCAATGTGGTCTTGTTCCTGCACGGATTCCCAGAAATATGGTACACGTGGCGCCACCAGATGATCGCTGCCGCCAACGCCGGTTTCCGGGCCATCGCGCCTGACTACCGTGGACACGGTCTTTCCGACCAGCCGCCCGAACCCGACAAGGCCTCCTACCGTGACCTCGTCAACGACATCCTTGCTATTCTTGAAGCTCTTGCTATTACCAAG GTTTTCGTTGTCGCAAAAGATTTTGGAGCTTGGCCAGCGTACATACTTGCCCTTCTTTACCCGGATAGGATCTTGGGAGTTGTAACATTGGGGGTGCCATACATACCAGCTTCAAGTCGTCCCAGTTTCACCAAATCCCTCCCTGAAGGTTTCTACATTTCAAGATTTCAT GAACCAGGCAGGGCTGAGGCTGATTTTGGGCGCTTTGATGCGACAACAGTTTTTCGGAATATTTACATCCTTTTCTCCAGAAGTGAAATCCCAATAGCTGCAGAAAACCAGGAGATCATGGACTTGGTTGACCCATCTACGCCTCTTCCCCCTTGGTTCTCTGAGGAAGATCTTAAAGTATATGGAGCTGCATATGAGAGAACAGGTTTCCAGACTGCATTGCAGATCACATATAG GTCCAAGTCAGACGACATGGGCATAACAGAACTAATTGTTAAAGTTCCGGTGCTTGTTATAATGGGACGGAAGGATTACTTTAACAAGTTTCCGGGGATAGAGGACTCTATAACCAGTGGAAAGGTGAACGAGTTTACATCTGATTTGGAGCTTGTATATATGCCTGAAGGAACACATTTTGCTCAAGAACAAGCTCCTGACCAGTTCAATCAGCTAATGCTCACCTTCCTTAAAAAGCACATCTGA
- the LOC112167452 gene encoding wings apart-like protein 1, which translates to MIVRTYGRRKGGGPVGLPRTYSDSTLNDAVRGDDDDDLSNDPFRISLSQDTPQFNFNFSSSQDSSSQWSQFDSEPYPPELKRPSSRNGDVLRRPSKKAKKAAAALATATLMEAQEFGEMMEHVDEVNFALDGLRNGQPVRIRRASLLSLLGICGTPQQRRLLRTQGMAKTIIEAILGLSFDDTPSDLAAATIFYVLTCDGQDDPLLESPSCINFLIRFCKPIVSNITEDKAPKIGRKLLALRLSADISHCAPKRLDSSSAAILSKVHEILVTCKEMTPSSADDGEMSMPELSPKWIALLTMEKACLSTISLEETTGTVRKAGGNFKEKLRELGGLDAVFEVSMTCHSEMEGWLKGNSPSTWEKEINMVRSLVLLLKCLKIMENATFLSKENQSHLLEMKGKLDPMEKPISFTELVISTISILSGLYLHKSLSAASNDDMSHNLSNGNEYASEESSHKCQSNGLVSTSRSVFSVSNSETTSTSMTDTYLLKTRLSSSRNGSSSGTASHLSEATRTFSYGSRKDAGSSQRSYISKNSIIDLSEESQDPFAFSCGSGEDAGLSQRSYISEDSKVDLSQESQDPFAFDEDDIEPSQWDILSGKKKICRTRKNGEAYRELDDGCQLQLIMSQAESSFGEDHDMPETSYAGAVSKEGSSLLADCLLTAVKVLMNLANENPVGCQQIAANGGLETMSSLIASHFPSFSSPFSERNDNTSSIELDNQNGRHLTDQELDFLVAILGLLVNLVEKDGQNRSRLAAVTVHLPISDGFEEESHKDLILLICSIFLANQGAGEGSEEGKTLPNDEAAVLQGEQEAEKMIVEAYAALLLAFLSTESKGVRDAIADCLPDRNLAILVPVLDRFVAFHLTLNMISPETHKVVSEVIESCRIR; encoded by the exons ATGATTGTGAGGACCTACGGCCGGCGCAAGGGAGGAGGACCAGTAGGCCTTCCCAGGACCTATTCCGACTCAACCCTAAACGACGCCGTTCGCggcgacgacgacgacgacctCAGCAACGACCCGTTTAGAATCTCTCTCTCCCAAGATACCCCCCaattcaattttaatttctcGTCGTCGCAAGACTCGTCGTCGCAGTGGTCGCAGTTCGATTCGGAGCCCTATCCCCCCGAATTGAAAAGGCCCAGTTCGCGAAACGGCGACGTTTTGAGGAGGCCGTCGAAGAAGGCGAAGAAGGCCGCGGCGGCGCTTGCGACGGCGACGTTGATGGAGGCGCAGGAGTTCGGGGAGATGATGGAGCATGTGGACGAGGTCAATTTCGCGCTGGATGGGCTGAGGAATGGTCAGCCGGTTCGGATCAGAAGGGCGAGCTTGTTGTCTTTGTTGGGGATTTGTGGCACGCCGCAGCAGAGACGGCTTCTGAGGACTCAGGG GATGGCAAAAACGATAATTGAGGCTATATTGGGTCTCAGTTTTGATGATACACCTAGCGATCTGGCTGCTGCAactattttctatgttttgacTTGTGAT GGTCAGGATGATCCTCTTTTGGAATCACCAAGCTGTATTAattttttgattaggttttgcAAACCAATTGTCTCAAACATCACTGAAGATAAAGCACCAAAAATTGGACGAAAGCTTTTAGCATTGCGTTTGAGTGCTGACATCTCGCATTGTGCACCAAAAAGATTAGACTCCAGCTCGGCTGCTATTCTTTCCAAAGTACATGAGATTCTTGTTACTTGCAAGGAAATGACACCAAGTTCTGCtgatgatggtgaaatgagcatgcCGGAGTTAAGCCCCAAATGGATAGCTTTGCTTACTATGGAGAAAGCTTGCTTATCTACTATTTCTCTTGAAG AAACAACTGGTACAGTAAGGAAGGCTGGGGGCAACTTTAAGGAAAAATTACGAGAGCTTGGAGGCCTTGATGCTGTTTTTGAGGTGTCCATGACTTGCCATTCCGAAATGGAG GGTTGGCTAAAAGGTAATTCTCCTTCTACTTGGGAAAAGGAAATCAACATGGTGCGGAGCCTGGTTCTGCTTTTGAAATGCTTGAAGATCATGGAAAATGCCACATTCTTGAGTAAAGAAAATCAG AGCCACTTGCTAGAAATGAAAGGAAAGTTGGATCCCATGGAAAAGCCCATATCTTTCACAGAACTTGTTATAAGTACCATCAGTATCCTATCAG GGCTTTATCTACATAAAAGTTTATCTGCTGCTTCCAATGATGACATGTCTCATAATCTTTCAAATGGGAATGAATATGCTTCTGAGGAAAGCTCCCACAAATGTCAGAGCAATGGATTGGTGTCCACTTCTCGCTCGGTGTTTTCTGTATCCAATTCAGAAACTACCAGCACGTCTATGACTGACACCTATTTGTTGAAGACAAGACTTAGTTCTTCCAGAAATGGCTCATCTAGTGGTACAGCAAGCCATTTAAGTGAGGCAACCCGCACATTTAGCTATGGTTCCCGGAAAGATGCTGGTTCCAGTCAGAGATCCTATATTTCTAAAAACTCTATTATTGATCTTTCGGAGGAGAGCCAAGATCCTTTTGCATTTAGCTGTGGTTCCGGTGAGGATGCTGGTCTCAGTCAGAGATCCTATATTTCTGAAGACTCTAAAGTTGACCTTTCACAGGAGAGTCAAGATCCTTTTGCATTTGATGAAGATGATATTGAACCTTCTCAGTGGGACATATTATCTGGCAAGAAAAAGATTTGTCGAACGCGAAAAAATGGAGAAGCTTACAGAGAACTTGATGATGGTTGCCAGTTGCAGCTGATTATGAGCCAAGCAGAATCAAGTTTTGGGGAAGACCATGATATGCCTGAGACATCCTATGCGGGTGCTGTTAGTAAAGAGGGTTCCAGTCTTTTGGCTGACTGCCTTCTTACTGCTGTTAAG GTGCTGATGAACTTGGCAAATGAGAATCCTGTTGGTTGTCAGCAAATTGCTGCAAATGGAGGACTGGAGACCATGTCTTCCTTGATTGCTAGCCACTTTCCTTCATTTTCATCTCCATTCAGCGAGAGAAATGACAATACTTCAAGCATTGAACTGGATAATCAGAATGGTAGACATCTTACCGATCAAGAGCTAGATTTTCTTGTAGCTATTTTGGGCCTGCTTGTAAACTTGGTTGAGAAAGATGGTCAAAACAG ATCACGGCTCGCTGCAGTCACTGTTCACTTACCTATTTCTGATGGGTTTGAAGAGGAAAGTCACAAGGATCTAATTCTGCTAATATGCTCTATATTCCTGGCTAATCAAGGTGCAGGCGAGGGATCCGAAGAAGGAAAAACTTTGCCA AATGATGAGGCAGCTGTGTTACAAGGAGAACAAGAAGCTGAGAAAATGATAGTGGAAGCTTATGCTGCCCTGCTTTTAGCATTCCTTTCAACTGAAAG TAAGGGTGTACGCGATGCCATTGCTGACTGTCTCCCAGATCGCAACCTGGCTATCCTAGTACCTGTGTTGGACAGATTTGTG GCATTTCACTTGACGTTAAACATGATCTCACCGGAGACTCATAAAGTCGTAAGTGAAGTAATTGAATCATGTAGGATACGATAA